CGGTACGTTCCGAGGTCGAATCGAGTCGTCGTGCCGGTGGTTGTTGTCGTCATCGGGTGTCTCTCCTACGATTGAGCAGACGACCCCCTCCCTCAGGAACCCGACTGGTGGCTCTCTCTCCCGGAGACCCACCTAACCAGCTATATACCAGATCGTCGCCCCGTGTTCACGAGGCGCACGCCGACTCGGCGCGCCGGACCGACGGTCAGCGACGCTCCACGACGCGCACGTCGTCAGGAGCGACCCCCAACGTGACTCGCTCGCCAGGGTCGAACGCACGCTCGCCGCCCGTTCGAGCGGTGACCGCGACGCCGTTCCAGTCGCAATGGAGGCGTGTCGCGTCGCCGAGGAACTCCGTGCTCTCGACGGTCGCGACGACCGCGACGTGCCCATCGCCGACACTGCGGTCGCCGCGCCGGACCCGGATCCGCTCGGGGCGCACGCAGACGACCAGTCGGTCGCCCGGCCGCGCGTCGCCCACGGCTTCCACTGGAAGCGGCAGTGTACCGTCGTCGCTCGAGTCGACACGGAGCGTCGGGCGGTCGAGGTCCGCCACCGTCACGCCGTCAGGTCGGGTTGCGGTGCCGCTGACCGATTCGGACACTTGGTCGGTCCCGTCGGTGACGACGCCGTCGAAGACGTTGTTGTCGCCGAGGAACTCCGCGACGAAGCGGGTCTCGGGCGCGTCGTACAGTTCTCGGGGCGGGCCAACCTGCTCGATGCGCCCGTCGTTGACGACGGCGACCCGGTCGGACACCGCCAGCGCCTCCTCCTGGTCGTGGGTGACGTACACCGTCGTCAGGCCCAGTTCGCGCTGGATGTCGCGCACTTGCACCCGCAGACGCTCGCGGAGTCGGGCGTCCAGCGCCGACATCGGTTCGTCGAGCAACAGCAGGCGCGGTTCTGGCGCCAACGCCCGCGCCAGTGCGACGCGCTGCTGTTGCCCGCCGGAGAGGGTGTCGGGGTCGCGGTCGGCGAACCCCGGAAGGTCGACCAACTCCAGCAGTTCCGCCACGCGCTCGTCCCGCGTCGTGCCCGCGGGAGGCTCCGAGAAGCGGAGGCCGTAGGCGACGTTCTCGCCGACGCTCATGTGGGGGAACAGCGCGTAGCTCTGGAACACGACGCCAACCCCCCTCGCTTCGGGTGGAACTCCCGCCATCGACGCGCCACCGATGGCGACTGTGCCGTCGGTCGGCGCCTCGAACCCGGCGAG
The DNA window shown above is from Halobaculum marinum and carries:
- a CDS encoding ABC transporter ATP-binding protein, producing MENLRVEYGATTALDGVDLRVADGEFFTLVGPSGCGKTTTLRCLAGFEAPTDGTVAIGGASMAGVPPEARGVGVVFQSYALFPHMSVGENVAYGLRFSEPPAGTTRDERVAELLELVDLPGFADRDPDTLSGGQQQRVALARALAPEPRLLLLDEPMSALDARLRERLRVQVRDIQRELGLTTVYVTHDQEEALAVSDRVAVVNDGRIEQVGPPRELYDAPETRFVAEFLGDNNVFDGVVTDGTDQVSESVSGTATRPDGVTVADLDRPTLRVDSSDDGTLPLPVEAVGDARPGDRLVVCVRPERIRVRRGDRSVGDGHVAVVATVESTEFLGDATRLHCDWNGVAVTARTGGERAFDPGERVTLGVAPDDVRVVERR